One Pseudomonas sp. AN-1 genomic region harbors:
- a CDS encoding AAA family ATPase yields MLERLKTRAWRRPLVVALLALLVGSAVLTPQYNPLTRGAALATVGTGAVWGELLEWRRAMLEARQAYDGWPQDIHEFAPPLSQALLRVHSPQPWRLVAEVAENPELGDLAGTEIVLDFAERGDGWTCRAGEPPIPARYLPPSCRAAGDEAAEAPLVDDLRSLILICLALFAVAALLLLVRHPLLGPSQLQPKSLLRLPLGQLPMLDRLLGLFGRRRATLTAAGIVASDWQRAIACASAASAERVQALALALGARCQPSADWSLPGMVFEWQFCTELPVSLDRCLVYVPAPYLDAAAVVQHLRAVQTGLDVMLVLADPAGELEAGVLLAHCADPANLLVALDSSSQTEWLLGGKPADVLLRLLSSQLRVTRISPYQTRGGVVRAGAFFGRAQLLARVLNREPANYLVVGGRQLGKSSLLKAVQRRLQGHPHIACHYVSLRDHRLAPRLALQFGLKADTPLDAVIDHLATRHAGRRLFLLIDEADLFFRDESRHGYPQLSALRALSEEGRCWFMLAGFWDLYATAVLDYQSPLRNFGEVLSIGGLEPEACRELATLPLARLRLSFASDALVEQVVKASGQRANLVAIVCQECLEALQPGERVIESRHLAQALASQAVLDALAGWGRLCHDEAACRLDRIAVYQVALHGQTSLAALVRLFEEHGLAGSADALQRVLARLQLAYVLRREDGIHRFAIPLFLRQFEPDEVALLLRQELAAERSQA; encoded by the coding sequence ATGCTCGAACGACTGAAAACCCGCGCCTGGCGCCGGCCGCTGGTCGTCGCGCTGCTGGCCCTGCTGGTCGGCAGCGCCGTGCTGACGCCGCAGTACAACCCGCTCACCCGCGGCGCCGCGCTGGCGACGGTCGGCACTGGCGCGGTGTGGGGCGAACTGCTCGAATGGCGCCGCGCCATGCTCGAGGCGCGCCAGGCCTACGACGGCTGGCCGCAGGACATCCACGAGTTCGCGCCGCCGCTGTCGCAGGCGTTGCTGCGCGTGCACTCGCCGCAGCCCTGGCGGCTGGTTGCCGAGGTGGCCGAGAATCCCGAGCTGGGCGATCTTGCCGGCACCGAGATCGTCCTCGACTTCGCCGAGCGGGGCGACGGCTGGACCTGCCGCGCCGGCGAGCCGCCGATCCCGGCGCGCTACCTGCCGCCCAGCTGCCGCGCCGCCGGGGACGAGGCGGCCGAAGCCCCGCTGGTCGACGACCTGCGCAGCCTGATCCTGATCTGCCTCGCGCTGTTCGCCGTCGCCGCGCTGTTGTTGCTGGTACGCCATCCGCTGCTCGGCCCCAGCCAGCTGCAGCCCAAGAGCCTGCTGCGCCTGCCGCTGGGGCAGTTGCCCATGCTCGATCGCCTGCTCGGCCTGTTCGGTCGCCGCCGCGCCACCCTGACGGCCGCCGGCATTGTGGCCAGCGACTGGCAACGCGCAATCGCCTGTGCGAGCGCCGCATCTGCCGAGCGGGTGCAAGCCCTGGCATTGGCGCTCGGCGCGCGCTGCCAGCCGAGCGCCGACTGGTCGCTGCCCGGTATGGTGTTCGAGTGGCAGTTCTGCACCGAGCTGCCGGTCAGCCTCGACCGCTGTCTGGTCTACGTGCCCGCGCCCTATCTCGATGCCGCCGCCGTCGTCCAGCACCTGCGCGCCGTGCAGACCGGGCTGGACGTGATGCTGGTGCTCGCCGACCCCGCCGGCGAGCTCGAAGCCGGTGTGCTGCTCGCCCACTGCGCCGATCCGGCCAACCTGCTGGTGGCGCTGGACAGCAGCAGCCAGACGGAGTGGCTGCTCGGCGGCAAGCCCGCCGACGTGCTGCTGCGGCTGCTGTCCAGCCAGTTGCGCGTCACCCGCATCTCGCCCTACCAGACCCGCGGCGGCGTGGTGCGCGCCGGCGCCTTCTTCGGCCGCGCCCAGTTGCTGGCCCGCGTGCTCAACCGCGAGCCGGCCAACTACCTGGTGGTGGGCGGCCGCCAGTTGGGCAAGAGCAGCCTGCTCAAGGCGGTGCAGCGTCGCCTGCAGGGGCATCCGCACATCGCCTGCCACTACGTCTCGCTGCGCGACCACCGTCTGGCGCCGCGGCTGGCCCTGCAGTTCGGGCTCAAGGCCGACACGCCGCTGGACGCGGTCATCGACCATCTGGCGACCCGCCACGCCGGTCGGCGCCTGTTCCTGCTGATCGACGAAGCCGACCTGTTCTTCCGCGACGAATCCCGCCACGGCTACCCGCAGCTCTCTGCCCTGCGCGCGCTGAGCGAGGAGGGCCGCTGCTGGTTCATGCTCGCCGGCTTCTGGGACCTGTACGCCACCGCAGTGCTCGACTACCAGTCGCCGCTGCGCAACTTCGGCGAGGTGCTGAGCATCGGCGGCCTGGAGCCGGAAGCCTGCCGCGAGCTGGCCACGCTGCCGCTGGCCCGTCTGCGCCTGAGTTTCGCCAGCGACGCGCTGGTCGAGCAGGTGGTGAAGGCCAGCGGCCAGCGCGCCAACCTGGTCGCCATCGTCTGCCAGGAATGCCTCGAAGCCCTGCAACCGGGCGAGCGGGTCATCGAGTCCCGCCACCTGGCCCAGGCGCTGGCCTCGCAGGCGGTGCTCGACGCCCTGGCTGGCTGGGGTCGCCTGTGTCACGACGAGGCGGCTTGCCGCCTCGACCGCATCGCCGTGTACCAGGTCGCGCTGCATGGCCAGACCAGTCTGGCCGCGCTGGTGCGCCTGTTCGAGGAGCACGGCCTCGCCGGCTCCGCCGACGCCCTGCAGCGCGTGCTGGCGCGCCTGCAACTGGCCTACGTGCTGCGCCGCGAGGACGGCATCCACCGCTTCGCCATTCCGCTGTTCCTGCGCCAGTTCGAGCCCGACGAGGTGGCGCTGCTGCTGCGCCAGGAACTGGCGGCCGAACGCAGTCAGGCTTGA
- a CDS encoding helix-turn-helix transcriptional regulator has translation MTNEAFATLLTLYMRRIRASAAGVAAEIGLSREAVNNWRNGTSLPSPKTRDRLQACARYLRLTEAETNRLFVTAGFEPEFPLQSGAGSEVPFATFIDGLFARLGQAVPYPIALLLSQAHWGQPPFRQELLARARSLYGDGAVLHIQPPYSVSTASNDYFAAIGRQCGFAGVASDYEFEAALEDRLIGHGRLFCLVSRFEQGTPELRDTLAGILRSLSEMHGGRLHLLLCGGEALADLKYRSGDLSLLNIAQVSHWPELTLDDLATLAGLRWPNRPFEKATLALLLELCGGHPALAEEGLQWLCENAGRDQTAQAALRTRLAASARLWQTFLPLAADPAARERLHTRLQAEDLGRARPYLPDAELRRLFWSNLVCVRGEGEAARLHWRCEVVRQAGLQVLESCSND, from the coding sequence ATGACCAACGAAGCCTTTGCCACCCTGCTGACGCTGTACATGCGGCGCATCCGCGCCAGCGCCGCCGGGGTGGCGGCCGAGATCGGCCTGAGCCGCGAGGCCGTCAACAACTGGCGCAACGGCACCTCGCTGCCCAGCCCGAAGACGCGCGATCGCCTGCAGGCCTGCGCGCGCTACCTGCGCCTCACCGAGGCGGAGACCAACCGACTGTTCGTCACCGCCGGCTTCGAGCCGGAGTTCCCGCTGCAGAGCGGGGCAGGGAGCGAGGTGCCCTTCGCCACCTTCATCGACGGCCTGTTCGCCCGCCTCGGCCAGGCGGTGCCCTATCCCATCGCCCTGCTGCTGTCCCAAGCCCACTGGGGGCAGCCGCCGTTTCGCCAGGAACTGCTGGCGCGGGCGCGCAGCCTCTACGGCGACGGCGCGGTGCTGCACATCCAGCCGCCCTACAGCGTGAGTACCGCCAGCAACGACTACTTCGCCGCCATCGGCCGGCAATGCGGCTTCGCCGGCGTGGCCTCGGACTACGAGTTCGAGGCGGCGCTGGAGGACCGTCTGATCGGCCACGGCCGGCTGTTCTGCCTGGTCAGCCGCTTCGAGCAGGGCACCCCGGAGCTGCGCGATACCCTGGCCGGCATCCTGCGCAGCCTCAGCGAGATGCACGGCGGCCGCCTGCACCTGCTGCTGTGCGGCGGCGAGGCGCTGGCCGATCTCAAGTACCGCAGCGGCGACCTCTCCCTGCTCAACATCGCCCAAGTCAGCCACTGGCCCGAGCTGACGCTGGACGATCTGGCCACCCTGGCCGGGCTGCGCTGGCCGAATCGCCCCTTCGAAAAGGCCACCCTGGCGCTGCTGCTGGAGCTCTGCGGTGGCCATCCCGCGCTGGCCGAGGAGGGGCTGCAATGGCTGTGCGAGAACGCCGGCCGCGACCAAACTGCCCAGGCGGCCCTGCGCACCCGGCTCGCCGCCAGCGCGCGGCTGTGGCAGACCTTCCTGCCGCTGGCCGCCGACCCGGCGGCGCGCGAACGCCTGCACACGCGCCTGCAGGCCGAAGACCTCGGCCGGGCGCGGCCGTACCTGCCCGATGCCGAGTTGCGCCGGCTGTTCTGGAGCAACCTCGTCTGCGTGCGCGGTGAGGGCGAGGCGGCGCGCCTGCACTGGCGCTGCGAGGTGGTGAGGCAGGCCGGTCTGCAGGTGCTCGAATCATGCTCGAACGACTGA
- the pepN gene encoding aminopeptidase N — protein sequence MRSEQPKTVYLKDYKAPDYLIDETHLTFELFEDHTLVHAQLVMRRNPAAGEGLPKLVLDGQQLELLSLAMDDVPLAKGDYHLSDSHLTLQPTQAQFVIDSSVRIHPESNTALEGLYKSSGMFCTQCEAEGFRKITFYLDRPDVMSKFTTTLSADKQAYPILLSNGNPIASGQEEDGRHWATWQDPFKKPAYLFALVAGDLWCIEDSFRTLSGRDVALRIYVEPENIGKLQHAMDSLKRSMKWDEEVYGREYDLDIFMIVAVNDFNMGAMENKGLNIFNSSCVLAHPETATDAAHQRVEAVVAHEYFHNWSGNRVTCRDWFQLSLKEGFTVFRDAEFSADMNSRTVKRIEDVAFLRTQQFAEDAGPMAHPVRPDAYMEISNFYTLTIYEKGAEVLRMIHTLLGAEAFRKGSDLYFERHDGQAVTCDDFVKAMEDASGQDLGQFKRWYTQSGTPRLSVEDCYDAHAKTYTLTFRQSCPATPGQEHKQPFVIPVAMGLLDAHGHELALRLSGEAEASGSSRVLAVTAAEQSFTFVDVPTQPLPSLLRGFSAPVKLHYPYGRDQLMFLMQHDSDGFNRWEAGQQLAVQVLQELVGQQQRSEPLHLDARLIEALRTVLADQSLDAAMVAEMLALPAEAYLAELSEVADVDAIHIAREFARKAISRELFDLLWSRYQACREASRSTAYAADAAQIARRSLQNIALSYLMLAEDDEVVDACEEQFEHADNMTERLAALAVLVNSPFDAEKAQALAKFADYFKDDALVMDQWFAVQAASPLPGGLERVQALMHHHTFTLKNPNKVRALIGAFANQNHVNFHRADGAGYRFLADQVIALNALNPQIASRQLTPLTRWRKFDPARQALMRGELERILASGELSSDVYEVVSKSLA from the coding sequence ATGCGCAGCGAACAACCGAAGACCGTCTACCTCAAGGACTACAAGGCTCCCGACTACCTGATCGACGAGACCCACCTGACCTTCGAGCTGTTCGAGGACCACACCCTGGTCCATGCGCAACTGGTCATGCGCCGCAACCCGGCCGCCGGCGAGGGCCTGCCGAAGCTGGTGCTGGACGGCCAGCAGCTCGAGCTGCTGTCGCTGGCCATGGACGACGTGCCGCTGGCCAAGGGCGACTACCACCTGAGCGACAGCCACCTGACCCTGCAGCCGACCCAGGCGCAGTTCGTCATCGACAGCAGCGTGCGCATCCACCCGGAAAGCAACACCGCGCTGGAAGGGCTGTACAAGTCGAGCGGCATGTTCTGCACCCAGTGCGAGGCCGAGGGCTTCCGCAAGATCACCTTCTACCTCGACCGCCCGGACGTGATGAGCAAATTCACCACCACGCTCAGCGCCGACAAGCAGGCCTATCCGATCCTGCTGTCCAACGGCAACCCGATCGCCAGCGGCCAGGAAGAGGACGGCCGCCACTGGGCCACCTGGCAGGACCCGTTCAAGAAGCCCGCCTACCTGTTCGCCCTGGTGGCGGGCGACCTGTGGTGCATCGAGGACAGCTTCCGGACCCTGAGCGGCCGTGACGTCGCCCTGCGCATCTACGTCGAGCCGGAGAACATCGGCAAGCTGCAGCACGCCATGGACAGCCTCAAGCGCTCGATGAAGTGGGACGAGGAGGTGTACGGCCGCGAGTACGACCTGGACATCTTCATGATCGTCGCGGTCAACGACTTCAACATGGGCGCCATGGAGAACAAGGGCCTCAACATCTTCAACTCCAGCTGCGTGCTGGCCCACCCGGAAACCGCCACCGACGCCGCCCACCAGCGCGTCGAGGCGGTGGTCGCCCACGAGTACTTCCACAACTGGTCGGGCAACCGCGTCACCTGCCGCGACTGGTTCCAGCTGTCGCTGAAGGAAGGCTTCACCGTGTTCCGCGACGCCGAGTTCTCGGCCGACATGAACTCGCGCACGGTCAAGCGCATCGAGGACGTCGCCTTCCTGCGCACCCAGCAGTTCGCCGAGGACGCCGGCCCCATGGCCCACCCGGTGCGCCCGGACGCCTACATGGAGATCTCCAACTTCTACACCCTGACCATCTACGAGAAGGGCGCGGAAGTGCTGCGCATGATCCACACCCTGCTCGGTGCCGAGGCTTTCCGCAAGGGCAGCGACCTGTACTTCGAACGCCACGACGGCCAGGCGGTGACCTGCGACGACTTCGTCAAGGCCATGGAGGACGCCAGTGGCCAGGATCTCGGCCAGTTCAAGCGCTGGTACACCCAGTCCGGCACCCCGCGCCTGAGCGTGGAGGACTGCTACGACGCCCACGCCAAGACCTACACCCTGACCTTCCGCCAGAGCTGCCCGGCCACCCCCGGCCAGGAGCACAAGCAGCCCTTCGTCATCCCGGTGGCCATGGGCCTGCTGGACGCCCACGGCCACGAGCTGGCGCTGCGCCTCTCCGGCGAGGCCGAGGCGAGCGGCAGCTCGCGCGTGCTGGCGGTGACCGCGGCCGAGCAGAGCTTCACCTTCGTCGACGTGCCGACCCAGCCGCTGCCGTCGCTGCTGCGCGGCTTCAGCGCGCCGGTGAAGCTGCACTACCCCTACGGCCGCGACCAGCTGATGTTCCTCATGCAGCACGACTCCGACGGCTTCAACCGCTGGGAGGCCGGCCAGCAGCTCGCCGTGCAGGTGCTGCAGGAGCTGGTCGGCCAGCAGCAGCGCAGCGAGCCCCTGCACCTCGACGCCCGCCTGATCGAGGCGCTGCGCACGGTGCTGGCCGACCAGTCGCTGGATGCGGCGATGGTCGCCGAGATGCTCGCCCTGCCGGCCGAGGCCTATCTGGCCGAGCTCAGCGAGGTGGCCGACGTCGACGCCATCCACATCGCCCGCGAGTTCGCCCGCAAGGCAATCTCCCGCGAGCTGTTCGACCTGCTGTGGAGCCGCTACCAGGCCTGCCGCGAAGCCTCGCGCAGCACCGCCTACGCCGCCGACGCGGCGCAGATCGCCCGGCGCAGCCTGCAGAACATCGCCCTGTCCTACCTGATGCTGGCCGAGGACGACGAGGTGGTCGACGCCTGCGAGGAGCAGTTCGAACACGCCGACAACATGACCGAGCGCCTCGCCGCGCTGGCCGTGCTGGTCAACTCGCCGTTCGACGCCGAGAAGGCCCAGGCGCTGGCCAAGTTCGCCGACTACTTCAAGGACGACGCCCTGGTCATGGACCAGTGGTTCGCCGTGCAGGCGGCCAGCCCGCTGCCCGGCGGCCTCGAGCGCGTGCAGGCGCTGATGCACCACCACACCTTCACCCTGAAGAATCCCAACAAGGTGCGCGCGCTGATCGGCGCCTTCGCCAACCAGAACCACGTCAACTTCCACCGCGCCGACGGCGCCGGCTACCGCTTCCTGGCCGACCAGGTGATCGCGCTGAACGCCCTCAACCCGCAGATCGCCTCCCGCCAGCTGACCCCGCTGACCCGCTGGCGCAAGTTCGACCCCGCCCGCCAGGCGCTGATGCGCGGCGAGCTGGAGCGCATCCTCGCCAGCGGCGAGCTGTCCAGCGACGTCTACGAGGTAGTGAGCAAGAGCCTGGCGTAA